One segment of Streptomyces roseifaciens DNA contains the following:
- a CDS encoding enoyl-CoA hydratase/isomerase family protein, with the protein MSLSPRDKPLDRGGPDDSVILHTTDNGVSWITLNRPEVMNAIAPEQRELLISQLLGASADPAVRAVVITATGAAFCAGADLRATASSAMDPAVPGVSAASVASGRLPGDVARTIRRGAQRLIAAVLDCEKPVIAAVNGTAAGLGAHLALACDLVLAAESATFVEVFVRRGLVPDGGGTYLLPRLVGPQRAKELMFFGDALTAAEAERMGLVNRVVAGAGLTATARSWAERLATGPTRALALTKQLVNASLDGDRAASFAAEAAAQEINMTTEDAREGVKSFLEHRSPAYRGH; encoded by the coding sequence ATGTCCCTCTCCCCCCGTGACAAGCCGCTCGACCGCGGCGGTCCCGATGACTCAGTGATACTCCACACCACTGACAACGGGGTCTCGTGGATCACGCTCAACCGCCCCGAGGTCATGAACGCCATAGCCCCCGAGCAGCGGGAACTCCTGATTTCCCAGCTGCTCGGGGCCTCGGCCGACCCGGCCGTCAGGGCCGTCGTCATCACGGCCACGGGCGCGGCGTTCTGCGCCGGCGCCGACCTGCGCGCCACCGCGTCCAGCGCCATGGACCCGGCCGTCCCGGGCGTATCGGCGGCCTCCGTCGCCTCGGGCCGGCTGCCCGGTGACGTGGCGCGGACGATCCGCCGGGGCGCCCAGCGGCTGATCGCCGCCGTACTGGACTGCGAGAAGCCCGTGATCGCCGCCGTGAACGGGACCGCGGCTGGGCTGGGCGCGCACCTCGCGCTGGCCTGCGACCTCGTGCTCGCAGCCGAATCCGCCACCTTCGTGGAGGTGTTCGTGCGCCGCGGCCTCGTCCCCGACGGCGGCGGCACGTACCTGCTGCCGCGGCTGGTGGGGCCGCAGCGGGCGAAGGAGCTGATGTTCTTCGGCGACGCGCTCACCGCCGCCGAGGCGGAGCGGATGGGGCTGGTCAACCGCGTCGTGGCCGGGGCGGGGCTGACGGCCACGGCGCGGTCGTGGGCCGAACGGCTGGCCACGGGCCCGACGCGGGCCCTCGCTCTCACGAAGCAGCTGGTCAACGCCTCGCTGGACGGCGACCGCGCGGCGTCGTTCGCCGCGGAGGCCGCCGCCCAGGAGATCAACATGACGACGGAGGACGCACGGGAGGGCGTCAAGAGCTTCCTCGAACACCGCAGCCCCGCCTACCGGGGGCATTAG
- a CDS encoding flavin reductase family protein, protein MAFMMGHAGMAALAVRYLRPAGTPAPAAPPPDPMPRPELRAVRADEQPPPAPRELRRVLGRFAGGVTVITAPGADGEPPAGFACQSFASLSLDPPLVVFMVGRTSTTWPRIARAGVFCVNVLGAGQSALCRAFAVSGAQAADKFTGVRHAPSPATGSPLLADVLAWVDCTVHAVHTGGDHLIVVGRVEALGADEAAAAAQEGPLIFYGSTFGTFTALDL, encoded by the coding sequence ATGGCCTTCATGATGGGACACGCAGGCATGGCCGCCCTCGCCGTCCGCTATCTGCGCCCCGCCGGCACACCGGCCCCCGCGGCGCCGCCGCCCGACCCGATGCCCCGGCCGGAGCTGCGGGCCGTCCGGGCGGACGAGCAGCCTCCGCCCGCTCCCCGGGAACTGCGCCGCGTCCTGGGCCGGTTCGCCGGCGGCGTCACCGTGATCACTGCGCCCGGCGCCGACGGCGAGCCGCCCGCCGGCTTCGCGTGCCAGTCGTTCGCCTCGCTGTCCCTCGATCCGCCGCTCGTGGTCTTCATGGTCGGCCGCACGTCCACCACGTGGCCGCGCATCGCCCGCGCCGGGGTCTTCTGCGTCAACGTCCTCGGCGCCGGGCAGAGCGCGCTCTGCAGGGCCTTCGCGGTGAGCGGCGCGCAGGCTGCGGACAAGTTCACGGGCGTACGGCACGCTCCTTCGCCCGCGACCGGGTCACCCCTGCTCGCCGACGTGCTCGCGTGGGTCGACTGCACGGTGCACGCCGTGCACACGGGAGGGGACCACCTCATCGTCGTGGGGCGCGTCGAGGCGCTGGGGGCGGACGAGGCCGCGGCCGCGGCCCAAGAGGGGCCCCTGATCTTCTACGGGAGCACGTTCGGAACGTTCACTGCGCTCGACCTGTGA
- a CDS encoding MFS transporter yields MPPGSAASPGRRRPRLHRAWSVAAVTFVTIIGAAGFASLPGLLIEPLHGEFGWSRGTIGFAASVNLALYGLTAPFAAALMDRFGIRKVVACALTVIAAGAGLTVFMTTAWQLVLCWGVLVGLGSGSMALAFAATVTNRWFTARRGLVTGILTAAGASGQLVFLPLLSWIVEHHDWRPAAVTVSVAALVVVPFVWLLLRDHPADVGLAPYGSDVPVPKPAPAPGAARRAVKALLDAARTGPFWLLAGTFAICGASTNGLVKTHFVPAAHDHGMPMTAAAGLLAVIGVFDVVGTVASGWFTDRFEARRLLAVYYGLRGLSLMFLPMLLAPSVHPPMVFFIVFYGLDWVATVPPTIALCREHYGEDSAIVFGWVLASHQVGAAVVAFLGGVARDAFGSYDVVWYASGALCAVAALMALVIRRRPRATGRIAADPV; encoded by the coding sequence GTGCCCCCGGGCTCCGCCGCAAGCCCCGGCCGGCGTCGCCCGCGCCTTCACCGCGCCTGGTCCGTGGCCGCCGTCACCTTCGTGACGATCATCGGCGCGGCCGGCTTCGCCTCCCTGCCCGGCCTGCTGATCGAGCCGCTGCACGGCGAGTTCGGGTGGTCGCGCGGAACGATCGGCTTCGCCGCTTCCGTCAACCTCGCCCTGTACGGCCTCACGGCGCCGTTCGCCGCCGCCCTGATGGACCGGTTCGGCATCCGCAAGGTCGTCGCCTGCGCCCTGACCGTGATCGCCGCCGGTGCCGGGCTGACGGTCTTCATGACCACCGCATGGCAGCTCGTGCTGTGCTGGGGCGTGCTCGTCGGCCTCGGCAGCGGTTCGATGGCCCTGGCCTTCGCGGCCACCGTCACCAACCGGTGGTTCACGGCCCGGCGGGGACTGGTCACCGGAATCCTCACCGCCGCCGGAGCCTCCGGGCAGCTGGTCTTCCTTCCGCTGCTCTCCTGGATCGTCGAGCACCACGACTGGCGGCCCGCGGCAGTGACCGTCTCCGTCGCCGCACTCGTCGTCGTGCCGTTCGTGTGGCTGCTGCTGCGCGACCACCCGGCGGACGTCGGCCTCGCCCCGTACGGCAGCGACGTCCCCGTACCGAAGCCGGCCCCCGCGCCCGGTGCGGCGCGGCGTGCGGTCAAGGCGCTGCTCGACGCGGCCCGCACGGGGCCGTTCTGGCTGCTGGCGGGGACCTTCGCGATCTGCGGCGCCTCCACGAACGGTCTGGTGAAGACGCACTTCGTGCCCGCCGCACACGACCACGGCATGCCGATGACGGCCGCCGCGGGGCTGCTCGCCGTGATCGGCGTCTTCGACGTCGTCGGGACCGTCGCCTCCGGATGGTTCACCGACCGGTTCGAGGCGCGCAGGCTGCTGGCCGTCTACTACGGGCTGCGGGGCCTGTCCCTGATGTTCCTGCCGATGCTGCTGGCGCCCTCCGTCCACCCGCCGATGGTCTTCTTCATCGTCTTCTACGGCCTCGACTGGGTCGCCACCGTGCCGCCCACCATCGCCCTGTGCCGCGAGCACTACGGCGAGGACAGCGCGATCGTCTTCGGCTGGGTCCTCGCCTCCCACCAGGTCGGCGCCGCAGTGGTGGCCTTCCTGGGCGGTGTGGCCCGTGACGCCTTCGGGTCGTACGACGTCGTCTGGTACGCCTCGGGCGCGCTGTGCGCCGTGGCGGCCCTCATGGCCCTGGTCATCCGCAGGCGGCCGCGTGCGACCGGGCGGATCGCGGCGGATCCGGTGTAA
- a CDS encoding GlxA family transcriptional regulator → MTQKTARITRSDQHPDAPPHRVAVLALAGVIPFELAIPYRIFGKARTSSGDPLYEVVTCALEAGPVQTDADFSINVELGPEALAEADTIVVPASYEFGLPYDEGRLDDDLSSAFAGIRPGTRMVSICTGSYILAAAGLLDGRPATTHWSSTERFQRMFPSVRVDADVLFVDDGDVLTSAGVASGIDLCLHIVRRDHGTAVANEVARRSVVPPHRDGGQAQYIQRPVPEPQHATTTAARAWALGRLDRPIQLRDMAEQEAMSVRTFTRRFREEVGISPGQWLTQQRVERARHLLEDSDLSVDQVARDAGFGTAASMRQHLQAALGVSPTAYRRTFRAVTRAARR, encoded by the coding sequence ATGACACAGAAGACGGCGAGGATCACTCGCTCCGACCAGCACCCCGACGCTCCGCCGCACCGCGTGGCCGTGCTCGCCCTGGCCGGCGTGATCCCGTTCGAACTGGCCATCCCGTACCGGATCTTCGGCAAGGCCAGGACGTCCTCCGGGGACCCGCTGTACGAGGTGGTGACCTGCGCCCTGGAGGCCGGGCCGGTGCAGACCGACGCCGATTTCTCGATCAACGTCGAGCTCGGCCCGGAAGCCCTGGCCGAGGCCGACACGATCGTCGTCCCGGCCTCCTACGAGTTCGGGCTGCCGTACGACGAGGGCCGCCTCGACGACGACCTGTCCAGCGCCTTCGCCGGCATACGGCCCGGCACGCGCATGGTGTCGATCTGCACCGGCTCGTACATCCTCGCGGCCGCAGGTCTCCTCGACGGCCGGCCCGCGACCACGCACTGGTCCAGCACGGAGCGCTTCCAGCGGATGTTCCCGTCCGTCCGGGTGGACGCCGACGTGCTCTTCGTCGACGACGGCGATGTGCTGACGTCGGCCGGCGTGGCCTCCGGCATCGACCTGTGCCTGCACATCGTGCGCCGCGACCACGGCACGGCCGTGGCGAACGAGGTGGCCCGCCGCAGCGTCGTCCCGCCGCACCGCGACGGCGGCCAGGCGCAGTACATCCAGCGGCCGGTTCCCGAACCCCAGCACGCGACGACCACTGCGGCCCGCGCCTGGGCGCTGGGACGGCTGGACCGGCCCATCCAGCTGCGGGACATGGCCGAGCAGGAGGCGATGAGCGTCCGGACGTTCACGCGTCGCTTCCGTGAGGAGGTCGGCATCAGCCCGGGCCAGTGGCTGACGCAGCAGCGCGTCGAGCGGGCGCGGCACCTGCTGGAGGACAGCGACCTCTCCGTCGACCAGGTCGCGCGGGACGCCGGGTTCGGCACGGCCGCGTCGATGCGGCAGCACCTGCAGGCGGCGCTCGGGGTGTCCCCGACCGCCTACCGGCGGACGTTCCGTGCGGTGACCCGGGCCGCCCGGCGCTGA
- a CDS encoding Zn-dependent alcohol dehydrogenase, giving the protein MRGVIFDGKHPLVADDLEVRAPGPGEVLVAVAAAGLCHSDLSVTDGTIPYPLPVVLGHEGAGVVEAVGPGVAHVVPGDHVALSTLAACGACGECDRGRPTMCRESIGKPARPFTRRGERLFHFASCSAFAERTVVKAVQAVRIPTGIPLTSAALIGCGVLTGVGAVLNRARVAPGASVVVIGAGGIGLNVLQGARIAGASAVVAVDANPRKEAAARQFGATHFVDAGAVPDTSAAVRAILPTGADHAFECVGDTGLVRQAIDLLDRHGQAVLLGVPPAGAEASFRVSSLYLDKAILGCRYGSSRPQHDIALYARLYQEGRLLLDELVTRTYPVEDFAQAADDTLNGRVSRAVLTFRH; this is encoded by the coding sequence ATGCGAGGCGTCATCTTCGACGGAAAGCACCCCCTGGTCGCCGACGATCTGGAAGTCCGCGCACCGGGCCCCGGTGAGGTCCTCGTCGCCGTCGCGGCCGCCGGCCTGTGCCACAGCGACCTCTCCGTGACCGACGGCACCATCCCGTACCCGCTGCCCGTGGTGCTCGGGCACGAGGGCGCGGGCGTGGTCGAGGCCGTGGGGCCCGGCGTCGCCCACGTCGTGCCCGGTGATCACGTGGCCCTGTCCACGCTCGCCGCCTGCGGCGCCTGCGGCGAGTGCGACCGGGGCCGGCCCACCATGTGCCGCGAGTCGATCGGGAAACCGGCCCGGCCGTTCACCCGCCGGGGTGAGCGACTTTTCCACTTCGCGTCCTGCTCCGCCTTTGCGGAACGCACCGTCGTCAAAGCCGTCCAGGCGGTCAGGATTCCCACCGGCATACCGCTGACCTCGGCGGCGCTGATCGGCTGCGGCGTCCTCACCGGCGTCGGCGCCGTCCTCAACCGCGCCCGGGTCGCCCCCGGCGCATCGGTCGTCGTCATCGGTGCCGGCGGGATCGGGCTCAACGTCCTCCAGGGCGCCCGGATCGCCGGGGCCTCGGCCGTCGTTGCCGTCGACGCCAACCCGCGCAAGGAAGCGGCGGCCCGGCAGTTCGGAGCCACCCACTTCGTCGACGCCGGCGCGGTCCCCGACACTTCGGCCGCCGTCCGCGCGATCCTGCCGACGGGCGCCGACCACGCCTTCGAGTGCGTCGGCGACACCGGACTCGTCCGGCAGGCGATCGACTTGCTCGACCGGCACGGCCAGGCGGTGCTGCTCGGCGTGCCGCCGGCCGGGGCCGAGGCGTCCTTCCGCGTCTCGTCCCTCTACCTCGACAAAGCGATCCTGGGCTGCCGCTACGGCTCCTCGCGCCCGCAGCACGACATCGCCCTCTATGCCCGGCTCTACCAGGAGGGACGCCTCCTCCTGGACGAACTCGTCACCAGGACCTACCCCGTCGAGGACTTCGCGCAGGCCGCGGACGACACCCTGAACGGCCGCGTCTCCCGCGCCGTCCTCACCTTCCGCCACTGA
- a CDS encoding aldehyde dehydrogenase family protein has translation MRTYGNWIGGRWRTPEKGHYPVVNPATEQVVGAAPEATPAEVAAAVTAAQAAQDGWSRTDPRERAAVLDRTAELITEHGAELLPLLQAETGATARVTSAMQLPPAADRFRRYARGAVEPAVIPLAPHPVQGSPLAPGGLMGAAAVRRPVGVVACITSYNFPVVNLAGKLAPALAMGNTVVAKPAPQDPLCCLRLGPILREAGLPDGVFNIVTGSGPGAGRALVSHPGVDMISFTGSTAVGKQIAEAAGRSMKRTLLELGGKGAAIVLGDADDAVLTSAIGAVGSVWSFHSGQICTAPTRVLVQRSLYEKVVAGLERYARALKIGDPVENSTVVGPLISAAQRDRVEAYIAAARAEGARIVVGGARPDVKPGFYVAPTLITGVAPESPVAREELFGPVVVALPFEDDDEAVRIANSTSYGLHDYVFGADSARAWALAARLRSGNVGVNTAQRHPETPFGGFKESGVGRDGGSFGLHAYSELQSVVWAS, from the coding sequence ATGAGGACGTACGGGAACTGGATCGGCGGTAGGTGGCGCACACCCGAAAAAGGTCACTATCCAGTTGTCAATCCGGCGACCGAGCAGGTCGTCGGGGCGGCACCGGAGGCGACCCCCGCCGAGGTCGCCGCCGCCGTGACCGCCGCACAGGCCGCGCAGGACGGCTGGTCCCGTACGGATCCGCGCGAGCGCGCGGCCGTACTGGACCGGACAGCAGAACTGATCACCGAACACGGAGCGGAGCTCCTGCCCCTGCTCCAGGCCGAGACGGGCGCGACGGCGCGCGTCACCTCGGCCATGCAACTGCCCCCGGCGGCAGACCGCTTCCGCCGCTACGCCCGCGGGGCGGTGGAGCCGGCGGTCATCCCGCTCGCGCCGCACCCGGTCCAGGGCAGCCCGCTCGCTCCCGGCGGCCTGATGGGCGCCGCCGCGGTCCGTCGCCCCGTGGGCGTCGTCGCCTGCATCACCTCCTACAACTTCCCGGTCGTCAACCTCGCGGGCAAGCTCGCGCCCGCCCTGGCCATGGGAAACACGGTCGTCGCCAAGCCGGCGCCGCAGGATCCCCTCTGCTGCCTCCGCCTGGGCCCGATCCTCCGGGAGGCCGGCCTCCCGGACGGGGTCTTCAACATCGTCACCGGCTCGGGACCGGGCGCCGGCCGAGCGCTCGTGTCCCACCCCGGCGTCGACATGATCAGCTTCACCGGATCCACCGCGGTCGGAAAACAGATCGCCGAGGCCGCGGGGAGGTCGATGAAGCGCACCCTGCTGGAGCTGGGCGGCAAGGGCGCGGCCATCGTCCTGGGGGATGCCGACGACGCGGTGCTCACGTCGGCGATCGGGGCGGTCGGTTCGGTCTGGTCCTTCCACAGCGGACAGATCTGCACGGCGCCGACCCGGGTGCTCGTGCAGCGGTCGCTGTACGAGAAGGTCGTCGCCGGTCTCGAACGTTACGCCCGCGCACTGAAGATCGGGGACCCTGTGGAAAACTCCACGGTCGTCGGTCCGTTGATCTCCGCCGCCCAGCGCGACCGGGTCGAGGCGTACATCGCCGCCGCCCGTGCGGAAGGCGCCCGGATCGTCGTCGGCGGCGCCCGCCCCGACGTCAAGCCGGGTTTCTACGTCGCCCCGACCCTCATCACCGGCGTGGCCCCCGAAAGCCCGGTCGCGCGCGAGGAGTTGTTCGGCCCCGTTGTCGTCGCGCTGCCCTTCGAGGACGACGACGAAGCCGTCCGCATCGCCAACAGCACCTCCTACGGCCTCCACGACTACGTCTTCGGCGCCGACTCCGCCCGCGCCTGGGCGCTCGCCGCGCGCCTGCGCAGCGGGAACGTCGGCGTCAACACCGCCCAGCGGCACCCCGAGACGCCCTTCGGCGGATTCAAGGAGAGCGGCGTCGGCAGGGACGGCGGCTCGTTCGGCCTGCACGCGTACAGCGAACTCCAGTCGGTCGTCTGGGCGTCCTGA
- a CDS encoding acyl-CoA dehydrogenase family protein encodes MDFSFGPEDRALRQEARAWLAEHLAGEPPPAAGRAWERELGADGWIGLGWDPAAGSYGNRTAPLTGQVVWAEEYSRAGAPARLGHMGEHLLAPTLLAHGDPAQRTRFLPAIARGEEIWCQGYSEPGAGSDLAAVRTAAARDAGGRTYRITGQKLWTSYAHQADWCFLLARTTAGSHRHHGLSLLLVPMDQPGRIEVRPIRQLTGEAHFNEVFFDGAEARADHVLGGEGNGWQVAMDLLGRERGVATLAQQIGFAAELARIVRLARETGAAAEPAVRDRIVRQWADLRTMRWTALRTLGSTGAPGAPSVAKLLWSSWHQRLGELAMDVRGAGAALGPYDWSEERPYELDVLQRLFLFSRADTIYGGSAEVQRTVIAERVLGLPKEPRP; translated from the coding sequence ATGGACTTCTCCTTCGGGCCGGAGGACCGGGCCCTCCGGCAAGAGGCGCGCGCCTGGCTCGCCGAACACCTCGCCGGGGAACCGCCCCCCGCTGCGGGCCGCGCCTGGGAACGCGAACTGGGCGCCGACGGCTGGATCGGCCTCGGCTGGGATCCCGCGGCCGGGAGCTACGGCAACCGCACCGCGCCCCTGACCGGGCAGGTCGTCTGGGCCGAGGAGTACTCTCGCGCCGGGGCGCCCGCCCGCCTCGGCCACATGGGCGAGCACCTCCTCGCCCCCACCCTCCTCGCCCACGGCGACCCCGCACAGCGCACCCGCTTCCTCCCCGCCATCGCCCGCGGCGAGGAGATCTGGTGCCAGGGCTACAGCGAACCCGGCGCAGGCTCCGACCTCGCCGCCGTCCGCACCGCCGCCGCCAGGGACGCCGGCGGCCGCACCTATCGCATCACCGGCCAGAAGCTGTGGACCTCCTACGCCCACCAGGCCGACTGGTGCTTCCTGCTCGCCCGCACCACCGCAGGCTCCCACCGGCACCACGGACTCTCCCTTCTGCTCGTGCCGATGGACCAGCCCGGCCGCATCGAGGTCCGCCCGATCCGGCAGCTGACCGGCGAGGCCCACTTCAACGAGGTGTTCTTCGACGGCGCCGAGGCCCGCGCCGACCACGTGCTGGGCGGGGAGGGCAACGGCTGGCAGGTCGCCATGGACCTCCTCGGCCGGGAGCGCGGGGTGGCCACCCTCGCGCAGCAGATCGGCTTCGCCGCCGAGCTCGCCCGCATCGTCCGCCTCGCCCGGGAGACGGGAGCCGCAGCGGAACCGGCGGTGCGCGACCGGATCGTACGGCAGTGGGCCGACCTGAGGACCATGCGGTGGACGGCCCTGCGGACCCTTGGGAGCACGGGCGCCCCCGGCGCCCCCAGCGTCGCAAAGCTGCTCTGGAGCAGCTGGCACCAGCGCCTCGGAGAGCTGGCCATGGACGTGCGAGGTGCGGGTGCGGCCCTCGGGCCGTACGACTGGAGCGAAGAGCGGCCCTACGAACTCGACGTGCTGCAGCGGCTGTTCCTCTTCTCCAGGGCCGACACGATCTACGGAGGCTCGGCCGAGGTGCAGCGCACCGTCATCGCCGAGCGCGTGCTCGGCCTGCCGAAGGAGCCCCGGCCATGA
- a CDS encoding SDR family NAD(P)-dependent oxidoreductase, producing the protein MGSFLAGKAVAVTGAGRGIGRAVALACGAEGAKVVVNDYGVSVEGNEPTSEVAAGVVKEIEAAGGEAVAVADDVSAMSGGQRIVDTALACYGRLDGVVCAAGILRERMLFNMTEEEWDPVIATHLKGTFTVFRAASAVMRRQKHGTLIGFTSGNHQGSVAQANYSAAKGGIISLVRSAALGLHKYGITANCVAPVARTRMSAGVPMELEEIGDPEDVAALVVYLLGEQAREQGVTGQVYTVAGPRIAVWAQPRELRSVCAEGPWTPERIAGLLPRTVGTDPMPMLARLEAMTEAAAAKARPNA; encoded by the coding sequence ATGGGGAGCTTCTTGGCCGGAAAGGCGGTCGCCGTCACCGGCGCGGGCCGCGGCATCGGCCGCGCCGTCGCCCTCGCCTGCGGGGCCGAGGGGGCAAAGGTCGTGGTCAACGACTACGGCGTCTCCGTCGAGGGGAACGAGCCCACGAGCGAGGTCGCCGCCGGAGTGGTCAAGGAGATCGAGGCGGCCGGGGGCGAGGCCGTCGCCGTCGCGGACGACGTGTCGGCCATGTCCGGCGGACAGCGGATCGTGGACACCGCCCTCGCCTGCTACGGGCGGCTCGACGGCGTCGTCTGCGCGGCCGGGATCCTGCGCGAGCGGATGCTGTTCAACATGACCGAGGAGGAGTGGGACCCCGTCATCGCCACCCACCTCAAGGGCACCTTCACGGTCTTCCGCGCCGCCTCCGCAGTCATGCGCCGCCAGAAGCACGGCACCCTCATCGGCTTCACCAGCGGCAACCACCAGGGCAGCGTCGCCCAGGCCAACTACTCCGCAGCCAAGGGCGGCATCATCTCCCTCGTCCGCAGCGCCGCCCTCGGCCTGCACAAATACGGGATCACGGCCAACTGCGTCGCCCCAGTGGCCCGGACGCGGATGTCCGCCGGCGTGCCGATGGAGCTCGAGGAGATCGGCGACCCCGAGGACGTGGCGGCACTCGTCGTCTACCTGCTCGGCGAACAGGCCCGCGAGCAGGGCGTCACCGGGCAGGTCTACACCGTGGCCGGGCCCAGGATCGCGGTGTGGGCCCAGCCCCGCGAACTGCGCTCCGTCTGCGCGGAAGGACCCTGGACGCCGGAGCGGATCGCCGGCCTCCTCCCTCGTACCGTCGGCACCGACCCCATGCCGATGCTCGCCCGCCTGGAGGCGATGACCGAAGCGGCCGCCGCCAAAGCCCGCCCCAACGCGTGA